A region of Vigna radiata var. radiata cultivar VC1973A chromosome 10, Vradiata_ver6, whole genome shotgun sequence DNA encodes the following proteins:
- the LOC106774973 gene encoding uncharacterized protein LOC106774973 encodes MFEAWLSLKKTLQCKPQPNHVHDPKTIRQQKGNQRTKLGNLENSNTKDFIHGSNRHSKNPLTFKGDIEITGPIIDEITLDSSNHETSRRFPCPQSNSSNKGSRRTRRSDTSSRIAYPLDHNEANVFSNTRTLVRMDSDVFSSLTCDKCGEKLKNPVAVEAHNISDHSVIELEEDSSRQIIETICGTSSVYSESMLGEIDCILKVVNIPKTFACFEEYREKVKEKADKQKKKHPRCVADGNELLRFHGTTIACSLGINSCYRLCSLDYCGICQILRHGFSTNKEFKGALGVYTTSTSGKAFESISIMTSHERPFSRKSIIVCRVIAGRICSPLEGIAERADSLAEKINGHSDVEELYVLNPRALLPCFVIIYKQQTAKFRRVGPSLRIGSF; translated from the exons CTCTCAAAAAGACCCTTCAGTGCAAGCCACAACCAAATCATGTTCATGATCCGAAGACTATTAGACAACAAAAAGGTAATCAGAGAACAAAGTTGGGCAATCTTGAGAATTCAAATACCAAAGATTTCATCCATGGAAGCAATAGACACTCTAAAAATCCCCTGACTTTTAAAGGAGACATTGAGATCACTGGTCCCATAATCGACGAAATTACTCTTGATAGCTCAAACCATGAAACTAGTCGACGTTTTCCTTGTCCTCAAAGCAATAGCAGCAATAAAGGTTCTCGCAGAACACGAAGGTCAGATACATCTTCGAGGATAGCATATCCTCTAGATCACAATGAAGCAAATGTGTTCTCCAATACAAGGACTTTGGTTCGGATGGATTCTGATGTCTTTTCATCATTGACATGTGATAAATGTGGCGAGAAATTAAAAAATCCTGTTGCTGTAGAAGCACACAATATCTCCGATCATTCAG TGATTGAGCTTGAGGAAGATTCGTCGAGACAGATCATAGAAACAATATGTGGAACAAGCTCGGTTTACTCTGAAAGCATGTTGGGTGAGATTGACTGCATCTTAAAGGTTGTGAATATACCAAAAACCTTTGCTTGCTTTGAGGAGTATAGAGAAAAGGTGAAGGAAAAGGCTgacaaacaaaagaagaaacacCCTCGTTGTGTGGCTGATGGAAACGAACTTTTAAGGTTCCACGGCACAACAATTGCATGCTCTCTGGGCATAAACAGCTGTTATAGGCTGTGCAGTTTAGACTATTGTGGTATATGTCAAATTCTGAGACACGGGTTCTCGACGAACAAGGAATTCAAAGGTGCATTGGGGGTTTACACAACTTCCACAAGTGGGAAAGCCTTTGAATCCATTTCCATAATGACATCCCATGAGAGACCATTTTCGAGAAAGTCCATCATAGTGTGCAGAGTAATAGCTGGGAGAATTTGTAGCCCTCTTGAAGGAATTGCAGAAAGGGCTGATTCATTGGCAGAAAAGATAAATGGGCATTCAGATGTTGAGGAACTGTACGTGTTAAATCCCAGAGCCCTTCTTCCTTGCTTTGTGATAATCTACAAACAGCAAACAGCCAAGTTTAGAAGGGTCGGCCCAAGCTTAAGGATAGGTAGCTTTTAA